DNA sequence from the Parambassis ranga chromosome 1, fParRan2.1, whole genome shotgun sequence genome:
TGCGCTGAGCACAGAGTACGATGACATCGATGTGTCATCTTTGGTTTCATCATCTGAGATGAGCATGGCGGATGATGTGCCTGTGTCTTTAGGTGATGAGTCCTCCAGTTTGATGTCTTGCATCGGGGGCAGCTCGTTCCCTTCATCCACCTTTCCCTCCTGACAGGGGCTTGACTTGCTCTCCAGATCTGAATGGCTAAAAATGTCTGCAAGATCCTCAACCTCCTGGGTGGCTTTGGGGTCTGAGACGTCACTGGTACACATGCTTGGCTCTGATTTGCTCTCCAGGTTGTGGTCCCTTCTGCCAGAGGAGAAGAGCTTCCCCACTTCTCCCATTTCCAGCAGCAGACTGGTGACGGTTGCTGTGGCGTGATAGAGCTCTTGTTCTGCAACATCCTCACTGAACATGCTGTACAGGGTCTTACAAAGCTCAATGAACTGACTCTGAGGAACAGAACCATGAAGAAGGTCACTGATATTTGTCTTCTTACCTCATACACACAGATCCACGCAGCAGAGCAAGTCTCACCTGATTCAGCTTTGGGAGGTCTTTTGTGTTTTCTCGTTTAGGTTTTGTCTCCTGGTTCCACAGTTTGAGGTATTGACGGTAATCAGGAGTGTTCAGTTTCTTCACtgtaaaagacacaaagaatGAGTGTCACCCTGCTGCCAGAGGGATCTTAAACAAGCACTAATGCCTGTTTAATCTGGTGTTATGATATGAACAGAAATGTTGGcaatatacatgtgtgtatgtgtatatattttcttgtatatattgtatttattgttctttgatatgctgctactacaacttaatgtccccacagggattaatataTAGATTcgtaatcttaatcttaatatatTCCCAGTGGATGCAGACTTCCATttggaaataataaaaaatgaattagCTAATTGATTTTCAGTAGTTTAAGAAAGCATTGTGTGGTTGGATGCTGCTCATCTTGATGCAGAAATGACACATCTGACTGTTCTTAcctttttcagttttaaatgtAACTCTGACGAACCCGTCGTCCTTCTCACTCCTGCACTTTGAGTCATGGCCTGAGAGGACACGAGGGCGGTTAAGGTCAAACATTTGCACAGTTAGACATTCAAATTTGATGTAAAGCAGGGCTTTAAGATCAGTTTCCTGTTAAGACGCTCGACTGAACTTTCAACATCTGGCATTTAGCACCGACATCTGTATTTCAATGATCTATATCActgtgtacatacagtacacaggACAGGACAGTTTACTGCTTAACGTTGCATTACgatgcttgtttttgttttattacattGTCAGTGTGCGCAATATGCATGTGGTGTCTGTGGTTTCAAGGTTAAGATAAGCAAACACACCCGTGAAACTGATAACATATCATGTATTACTCATAGTAAATGTTGTAAATACaatgaacactgtgtgtgtgaaaacaagaGAATTTCAGAGGGATACTATGGTACTGTAATTTTGAAACACTGTTTGATATCATTGATCTATCCATTTATATCTAACTATTTTTGTGATATTTCTTACCGACAGATGTTTCCGGAGTGATGTCTTCAAAGAAGTACTGAGTGGCTTCAAAAGCAGAGTCAGGTTCATCCTGCTCATGAGTGAATTCTGCAAAGAAGATTAAGAGTTTGGAAATTCAACTAGGAAAGCCTTCTAAAAACTACTTTTTCCACTACAACTCTCTGGGGTAATGCTTTGACAATGTGCTCATTCGATTGTCAAAATGTTATAAAAAGACAGACTTAAGTTTGCACAAAGCTGAGAGCTGAATCAATGCCCTCAGGTTTCATTTATAATCAAAAAGGTCCCATGGAAAGACAGAAATAGAATTACTCAGTGAAGTGAGGCCAAGAGAACAAAGCAGAACAtgttctgtctttctctgcacaGTTCAGCTCCAGTGAAATGGAATATTGTCTGTAATTCCCAGAAGAAGACTTCTCAGGATCTGTGACACACTCACCTGGTAAGACATGCATCTTGTAGAGGAGCTTTAGCTTCTCCGTGAGGTCCCCGTGACACAGAACAcctacaacaacacaaccacagCTTCAGAGACCACTTCCTCTTAAAACAAAGGTCTGTCAGCCTGTTGTTTAaatacttacacacacaccacacacacacacacacacctttctctACTTACCCAGGCCATTGATGAACTCTCGGAAGTTGATGAGGGCATCTCCGTTTTGGTCCAGGAGACGGAAGAATCGCACAGCCAGCGGGTCTGAGTGGGCTCCGTTGGCCCAGGGGAACAGCAGGTTGAACAGGCCCTTAAACTGCTCAATGTCAATGCGGTACTGCTCCAGGTACGGCAGGCTGGGGTCATGACGCTCTGTGGGGTTGCTGCTGCCGCCCCAGTAACAGCTGGTCAGGTGCTCGGCCTGAAATATGAGAGCGATGTAAGGTGTGTGTAATAAATACACTGAATCATTATGTGCCTCTCTCCTCAGCAGTCTGCATGCTAATCTGTAAATTACCTTGAAGAGCACGTAGAGTTCCTCCAACTCGTCAATGCTGAACGCAGTCTCAGTTACAATCGTTCTGACCTGAAGCATGATCACAGTATGGAAGAGGCGTAAACATAGAGTATACAGTCTAGTCATGACAAGAATGTacttttttctgctttaaaaCACGCTGACTTTTTTCAAGTTGCTTGCTTGCTACATTTACTCACCACATTGCGTTTTGTTGTATCTTCAATGGTCTGGATGACCCTCAGTCTTTGTTTGAAACGCATCTGTTCGATCACATCGGCGCGAATGGAGCCAAATttctgacacagacagaaaaggtaAATGTAGATGACCCACTGTGTGGTGATATTGAGACAGCTAGGCTTCTCTGTGACATTTAAGTTATCAATACCTCATAGGAGCTGCGAACCAGCTTGAAGATGTCAACCTCTGGGTGTGGATCTCCATTATCAGTCAGTAAAGAGTGCAGGTGGGGGATGGGAGGCAGCGTGCTGTCCTTATTGGTCACACTGTCCAAGTACCTGCAGCAGAAAAGCAGGATTAGCGCCTCTAAGTTGTCATATCTATACCAGTGTCTCTGTAGACTCATGATAAATGAAGCCAAGGTTCAGCAGAGTGAAGCGACAGGTGTCCGTCCTTACCTGCCCAGTACAGTCATGGCTTCTCCGTCGTCCTTGCAGCCCAGCAGCTGGTGGATGTTGGCGTGAAGCACAGAGAGCGCCAACTGAAAGATGACCTTGATGCCATCGTAGAAGAAGcagtccaccaccaccactgcgcTCTCGAATGGCATGACGGACAGGAAGAGGGTGAGGAaccaggagagagagatggtggaGATAACGCCGAGGTCCTGCATGCAGTCGTACAGCTGAGGAACATACTCCCGGGCAAGCTCCTCAAAAACACCCTGATCAACGAGGGCTCCTGGAGAAGATAGAACAAGAGTTAATTAAACTGAAAACACTGGACAACATAGTAAAGACTAGAAGCTCGTACTGACCTACAACCCGAGTGTTATAGTAGTCTGGCAgcatcctctcacagagagCCACGAGCAGCCAAAAAGCCTCCTCTTCTTTGGAgtacagcagcaacactgatGTCACAATGTTCATGGCCTgttgagaggaagaaaaataaagttATGTCAAGATGTGCAGAGAGTCTGTCAGCTCGTgtggaaataaaaacagcagtgcaTCTACCTGACAGTATCCAATGTTGGGGTTTCTGAATGCGTAGGCGGTGAGGACCCTGCGGAGGGCAGCGATGCCCATCTCATTCTGAAAGGCCGGGTGCTCAGGCAGAGAGCGGTGCAGGTCTCGCTCAATCTCCTCTGTCGCCAGGTTGTATTTGCCCATCGACTTCTCCACCAGGTCCTCATAGTAACCAGGATGAGTGGCCATCTCATTGATTGCACCTAGAAACATACATAACACATTAGAGTTCATGGTTGAAACccttttttatgtaaaatatcacagtgacagtgaggatgattaaatgaagaggtgttatttaatttaaacacCTGCCTGCTGATTATGTGTAGGATAAACAGAAAGGTAGTGATGTCAGTTCAATTTGACATATATTACAATAAGTGCGCATTTTACTACTAATTGTAGCCAAGCAGGGAGTCTCTTAGTTATTCAGTCTGAGTAACTCAGTAAAACCTGCAGCACATCTTCGTCCCATCCATTCCAGGTTTACCACACATGGAGAGGCGCATACCTCAGTAAACAGGCTTATTGGAACTTGCCCTCACCAAACAGGTTTTTACACATTTCAGGCTCCAAATTTGACGAGTAAATGTGTCAACTGAGGGTGGTAAATACAATTCCATGTGGGAGGACAGCCCATTAAAGAAACTGCAGTAGAGTGTGAACAAAGGTGAACACAATGTGGCTCTAACAACAAAAAGAGTGCTCCATAAGTAGGTCActggagagaaaaggaggagctGTTTGGAAACCCGGCGCTGCTCAGGTGTGAGTACGATCTGCGAGGAGCATGTGACAACAGACACGTCTCTGCATACCTGAGCATGACTGAGGGAAAGTCACGAGTCTTTAAAATATCAATAGAAATGACGTGGTGCTACGCTCACTCATACATGTCATGTGGTACGCAGTGCTTTATCACTTAGGTACAGTGTTATGACTCTGAGCATTTCCTCACCAGAGAACAGCAGCCACAGCTCTCCTCTCATGCTCTCGGGGATCCCCTTGAGGACGAGCTCCCTTGTCTTCTCAGTGCGATACATGCACACTCCCTGTCCATACTCGGCAAAATGGTTCTTCCACGCCTGCTCTTTCAGGAACTCTTTTGCCTGAGCAAACAGAGATTAACATGACAAATGATGCCACATAATTTCCATGCTGTGTAACAGTGTAGAAACAGCAGTTAAGGAAAGTCAAACATAATGTGACAATCCTTCAATTCAGCATCCTTCAATAGAAACAGGGTGGATTAGTGAGCTTAAGGCATTACTATATGCTTTTCACTGTTATTGAAAATGTGTAAATTAACTCACCAGTTTGGGATTAAACTCCTCAGGTGAGCGCCGCCGATACATGGTCATGAGGGCCTGTGAGGCGGTGGGCACGCTGCTGTCATTTAAGTTAAAAGTACGCTCACTCTCCGAACCCAAACTGCTGGAAAGCAGTGATCCGTGCTGTGAGTACACCTGGAGGAACATCAAATTAAGGCTTTaaatttatattttaaacaggcagaaaaaaaactgccaatAAAAACCCCCTCCTCACCTCATCATCTGAGCTGTTCAGGCTGCCGTTATGCTCCCTCTCCAGCGAGATTTTAGGGGCGGTTTGCTGCAGGAAGTCAGAGATCCTCTGCACCAAGAAGTCTCGGTCTTTTAGGTTAGCAAAGAGGAAGGTCATGCGGTTCTTGGTGCTGATGGAGACCGGGCTGGGCAGCACGTTGGAGCTGTCTGCCTTCTCCACGATGGTCACCTGCAGGAGATCAGCGTACATTTAAATAATGGTCAgcgaaaagacaaaaaaacgtACATTTCATCAACTGAAAAAATGGATCAAAGCACATACAGAATTTGAGCCCCTCTCAGTGTTACAGCTTGTGATGCTgcactgacttcctgtttgtttgctcgacttcaacaagctgctgctgtttcctaGCAACCAGCAACTTAACTAACAAGGACATTGTGTGTAAGACATTCCTTCAGTGGTGCAACCACATGATTCAAGCTATTTAGTGAACAGGATCCAGTCTGGACCTGTCTGCCATCTTCACTGATGACTGTGATTCACACACAGAGTTTGTGTCATGAGTTAGTtcacttgtaaaaaaaaaaaaaacagactcacTTCACGCAGGGGGATGATGAGGCTGCACAGCATCTCCTCCTTGCTGGTGAAACAGATGTAGTTGGTGGAGACAAACATCTGTCCCGGGATATGCATTTTGTTGAAGGGTGTCCACAGAGTACAGTCTGTGTGTCCGTCCAGTTTTTCATCTTTGGGCAGACGGAAGAGCGCGCGGTAACGTTCGCTCTTAGCTCTCGCGTCCAGGTCTCTGAAAAAGTAAAAGTCTCATATGAGACAGCAGActtctgcataaacatgaagaTAACAGCTTCATTGTGTGAAGAAATGAATAGACAAAAAAGGTGATCTAAGGGTTAATACAACCCCAGATGCACACAACACTACCCAGCAGCCAAACCAAACTTACATAACACATGCTGAACAAACAAAATTGAGATCTTGAGGCCTTTTAAGGGTTCATGGGGAGCAGACTCACTGTGCCCTTTTGTTTcataacacacagctgctgtgtttaaacTTCTAACACTACACGTCCACCCTCTGTTCTCCACCACATGGCATTAACATTTAAACAGGATTTATATCATGGTCTTTTTACAAAGTTGGGGTCCCTACCGCTTCAGCGCCGACACCTTCTTGGGTGACTTCTTCTTGAGTTTGGGCAGCGAGCGGTCCTGTTCAAAGCCTTTGTTGTCAAGCAGCTGGCGCATGGCGATGTTGGCCAGCTGCTCCGCCAGCTTGAAGGTCTCATTGATGTTGAGGAAAACGGAGAAGACGTGCTCGTTGGTGCGGGTGCTCACCTTGATCACGTCAGGCAGAAGGAGGGTGGCGCTCTTCTCCAGCTGCGTGATATCCGCCCAGCGCACCACCAGTTTGGCtggtgagagagacagagggaagaCTGTTTGCACACGTGAAGGGTTTCCCGCTAAGATGATTCACAGTTTGATCTGCAGTTTATCGTTTCCTTTATGGATTATTGCTTTGGTCAGGAGGGACAGATTTTCAAGTTCTCATAACTGCTTTCTTGTATTTTCTTTTAGGAAAACGTGTGTGTATTTTACAAAGACTTCATATCTAACCTTCTTTTCCCAGTAGATAGGAGTAGAAGCAGAGGTGGTTGATGCTGAGGTACAGCCATCCCTGTCTAGGAACCTTCCCTTTCCAGTAACTGCAGGAGTAATAGTTGACCAGCTTCTCCTCTTCAGGCATCCCGAACAGCTTGCGGAACTTGGCGCTGGCCTCCTTGAACTTGTCTGTGTCGTCGTCCTCTTTGACATCGTGGTTCTTGTTGTACTCGGCAATGATGCCCTGCAGCAAGATGAGAGGAGATGGCATGAGGTAacgaggagaaaggaggagactTGGCAGCAAGTACTGCTGCTGAGATGAGCCGTTTAAATGTTCTTGCAGGAAACTTTTCTAACAGCCCTCATATGAAACCTGACCGAGTGAAGGCCATTTTACAATGGTCAGATTTTAAGATTCTGGCTGCTGGAGCGGCCTCCTCTACAGCACATGTGTGACAACCGATTTTCTTCCAATTAAACCAGTATTACTGCCTTTCATCGCATGCCTCAGCATATTAAGTCCTTCAGTATATTTTTTTGATCCACAAAAGGAATTTTACACTGAGTGTCTAACAGATAAAACACAGGAATCTAAGAAAACCCAAACAATAAACTGAAGGTGTTTTACCTGGACCTTTCCTTTAACAAAGGTGGTAATGTCATTCTCGTTCTCAAAGATGGAGAGAGTCTGCAGCAGGTTATGTTCCAGCCACTCCCAGTGCTCTGTGATCTCTTTCCGGGAGGTTCctgtgggaggagggaggagtcaGACAGCGACTGTGGCACTCTTCTAAACATTTACTTTAAACTCTTGACATGCAGAGTGTGGGGAGATCCCCTTCAATTAATAAACTGAGGACAGGATAATGAAGACCTAAGTATCAGCACAAGTCAACATCAAATAACAATAATTCAATGCACACCCTccattttatatataaacagcAACACTACAGTAAACAGATCTTTTTGGCCCTGAAGAAATTAAGTGCAGTAATGGCTGCCATTGTGGACCATTAtcctgcagcactgctgcagTGAGTGCACATTGACTGCATTAAAGCCATGTCTGCCAGACCGCTCCACTCTCCTGCTATCTTTGCAAGGAGGAATTAGGACCTAGGAGGGGAGGTGTGGGGAGCCAGTGCTGTAAGTCTTTTGTGGGCCTCCATTTCAGACACACATGATGCTCTTTTCATAAtgacatttgtttaaaaaaaaacaaccataaTTTCtaatgttttgacatttttctgaAGAACTCTCTTTGTCAGTGTCCAAATAAAATTAATGTCAAATTAATGTCAAGTGGCCTGCCAAAAGATGCTGTGGAATAACACAATACAAAGACCTTTAACAAAAATTAAACACAGAAGAGGCCAAGTCACTAGAAACTCCCCTAAAAACTCCCCTAAAGGCTTCTAATTATGGCTTTAGAATGTTTCTATGTCACATACTCCTTCATATTTCAGTTTCCAGGTAAATGATTTATTATCTGCCTACTGTAAGTGTTTTGTGTGGACATATTTAGGGAGCGAGA
Encoded proteins:
- the tbc1d9 gene encoding TBC1 domain family member 9; amino-acid sequence: MWVSPEDVLLAGALWITERANPYFILQKRKGHGDGGGGLAGLLVGTLDVVLDSSARMAPYRILYQTPDSLGYWIIAHGTSRKEITEHWEWLEHNLLQTLSIFENENDITTFVKGKVQGIIAEYNKNHDVKEDDDTDKFKEASAKFRKLFGMPEEEKLVNYYSCSYWKGKVPRQGWLYLSINHLCFYSYLLGKEAKLVVRWADITQLEKSATLLLPDVIKVSTRTNEHVFSVFLNINETFKLAEQLANIAMRQLLDNKGFEQDRSLPKLKKKSPKKVSALKRDLDARAKSERYRALFRLPKDEKLDGHTDCTLWTPFNKMHIPGQMFVSTNYICFTSKEEMLCSLIIPLREVTIVEKADSSNVLPSPVSISTKNRMTFLFANLKDRDFLVQRISDFLQQTAPKISLEREHNGSLNSSDDEVYSQHGSLLSSSLGSESERTFNLNDSSVPTASQALMTMYRRRSPEEFNPKLAKEFLKEQAWKNHFAEYGQGVCMYRTEKTRELVLKGIPESMRGELWLLFSGAINEMATHPGYYEDLVEKSMGKYNLATEEIERDLHRSLPEHPAFQNEMGIAALRRVLTAYAFRNPNIGYCQAMNIVTSVLLLYSKEEEAFWLLVALCERMLPDYYNTRVVGALVDQGVFEELAREYVPQLYDCMQDLGVISTISLSWFLTLFLSVMPFESAVVVVDCFFYDGIKVIFQLALSVLHANIHQLLGCKDDGEAMTVLGRYLDSVTNKDSTLPPIPHLHSLLTDNGDPHPEVDIFKLVRSSYEKFGSIRADVIEQMRFKQRLRVIQTIEDTTKRNVVRTIVTETAFSIDELEELYVLFKAEHLTSCYWGGSSNPTERHDPSLPYLEQYRIDIEQFKGLFNLLFPWANGAHSDPLAVRFFRLLDQNGDALINFREFINGLGVLCHGDLTEKLKLLYKMHVLPEFTHEQDEPDSAFEATQYFFEDITPETSVGHDSKCRSEKDDGFVRVTFKTEKVKKLNTPDYRQYLKLWNQETKPKRENTKDLPKLNQSQFIELCKTLYSMFSEDVAEQELYHATATVTSLLLEMGEVGKLFSSGRRDHNLESKSEPSMCTSDVSDPKATQEVEDLADIFSHSDLESKSSPCQEGKVDEGNELPPMQDIKLEDSSPKDTGTSSAMLISDDETKDDTSMSSYSVLSAGSHELDEKLQCEDIADDTVLVRSDSGSNGERGSRPHSSGLHDRGLPHSTSIDKDWAITFEQFLASVLTEQALVRYFEKPVEVAARITNAKNVRKVGRPLLSTSDYEISLSG